A window of Bacillus sp. DX3.1 genomic DNA:
TGCGGCGTTTCCACATTGGTATGCAACGCTGTTCAGTGGGTTTTATATCCCGTTTGTGTTTATGCTGCTCGCTTTAATTTTACGAGGGGTTGCGTTTGAATTCCGAGGAAAAGTGGATAATGTAAAGTGGAAGAATATGTGGGATTGGGCGATTCTTATCGGTAGTTTTGTGCCACCACTTCTTTGGGGAATTGCCATTACAAACTTTATGGTGGGCGTTCCAATCAATGAAAATAAAGATGTAGTAGGTGGCTTCGTACAACTGCTTCATCCATTTGCTTTACTTGGAGGTTTAATGTTCGTTCTCTTATGCGTAGTTCATGGTTTGCAGTTTATTACGCTGCGAACAACTGGAGAGCTACAAGAACGTGCGCGAATTGTTTCTAAAAAAATGGCACCCGTTACATTACTTGCTCTTCTTGCTTTTGTAGGTGTAGGGGTGTGGAAAACAGATATTTTTATCGCTCATGGAACAGGCTGGATTGCACTTCCATTAGGTGCATTCGTAGCGCTATTTGTATCTAGTATATTGAATAGAAAGAGACGCGATGGCTGGGCATTTTTTATGACAAGCTTAACAATTATTTTGCTTAGTGCAAGTGTCTTTATTGGTATGTTCCCACGTGTCATGATTAGTACACTTGGGGCAGCGAATGATTTAACAATTTATAATGCGGCATCAGGACCATATTCACTTAAGTTAATGAGTTACCTTTCACTTACGATTTTACCGTTTGTGTTAGGCAATCAAATATGGAGCTACTACGTGTTTAGAAAACGTATTAAGCCTCAGGATCATTTGGAGTACTAATGAAACGAAAAAGAGGACTTCCATCGTATCCTGGTAGCCGTTTTTTATATGTAATACTCAGTTTCATTAGTATTTTTGAAGCTTTGAGTATAATTGCACAAGCAGTATTTTTATCGCGTACCATTACATTTTTGTTTCAAGGAAACCCCGTGCAAACCGTTTACAAGGAAATACTATTCTTTGCGATTGCTTTTTTTGTAAGACGTATACTTATACATGTATCACAATTTCTAGTAGAACGTTTTTCAGAAAGAACAGGACTAGCACTGCGCAAACAATTAATACAAGCGTATTTCAAACTAGGACCAAGATTTATACAAAAGAACGGAACTGGTCGTCTGGTGACCTTATCGATTGAGGGGATAGAACAGCTGAAAACATATATTGAGTTGACAATTCCTCGGATGATTCGAAGCTGTATTGTCCCAGCGATCCTTGTTGTATATGTTTTCACGCTAGATGTTACTTCAGCTGTGATTTTAGTTGTAACAATACCGATTGTTATTGTGTTTATGATTCTTCTTGGTTTAGCAGCGCAAAAAATGGCCGATAAGCAATATGACACCTACCGTGTGTTATCTAATCATTTCATTGACACGCTAAAAGGTTTGGAAACATTAAAGTACTTAGGGAAGAGCAGGCAGCATGAGGAGAAAATCGAGAAGGTTAGTAAGAGATACAGAGAAGCAACGATTCGCACATTGCGAGTTGCTTTTCTTTCTTCTTTTGCACTCGATTTCTTTACGAGTTTATCCATTGCCTTTGTTGCGGTAGGACTTGGTATCCGTTTAATAGATGGTTCCATCATTCTGTTACCAGCGCTTACAATTCTTGTTTTAGCTCCAGAATATTTCCTGCCGATTCGTCAAGTTGGAGCAAATTACCATGCGACATTGGATGGTCAAATTGCGATGGAGCAAATTGAAGATATAATCGAGCAGCAAAAGAACATGGCAGTTCCGAGGGCTGATTCTCAGATTGTCTGGGACTCTTTTAGTAGTATGGCATTAAACAATATAACTGTCTCTAATGAAGAATCGGAAAAAACATTGTTACAGGATATTCATTTTTCATGGAAAGGTAATGGGACTATTGGCATTATTGGTGAAAGCGGGGCAGGAAAATCGACATTCATCGATGTACTTGCCGGATTTCTTCAGCCAGACCATGGTAGCATTGTTATTAATGGCACTGAAACGAAATCGTTCACACGTGAAGATTGGCTGCAAAATATTGCTTATATTCCGCAAACTCCATATGTTTTCCCGCTGTCTCTAGGGGACAATATTCGTTTCTATGAACCGAGTGCTACAGATGAAGAAGTGGAGAGAGTAATAGACGAAGTAGATCTTCGTTCACTTGCTGAATCCCTTCCGGAAGGGATTCATGAAAGAATTGGAGAAGGAGGGCGCATGCTTAGCGGAGGACAAGAGCAACGTGTCGCAATGGCACGTGCACTCCTCAGTAAAAAACCCATTATTCTATTGGATGAACCGACGGCTCATCTTGATATTGAGACAGAATTTGAGATCAAAAAAGAGATGCTTCGTTTATTTCAAGGGAAGCTTGTATTCCTTGCAACGCACCGTCTCCATTGGATGAAACAAATGGATCATATTCTTGTTCTAGAAAAAGGAAAGCTTGTAGAACAAGGAACGTATGAAGAGCTCCGAAAAAAACAAGGGACATACCAGAATTTAGTTGGCAATCATGTGGAAGGGAGGTAATACAAATGAAAAATTGGGTTCAACCTTATATAGGACAAAATAAAGGTCGCATGCTCCTGACCATCGCTCTTGGTGTTCTTGGAGTAGGTTCAGGTGCGATGCTCCTATTTATTTCAGGTTACTTAATTTCAAAATCTTCTCTCCAACCTGTCAATATTATGGTGGTGTATGTACCTATTGTAGCAACGCGAGCATTTAGCATTGGACAAGCAGTGTTTCATTATATAGAACGATTGGTTGGTCATGACGTAGTCTTACGAATATTAGAAAAGATGCGGACAAAATTATATCGCGCTATAGAACCACAAGCGTTGTTTTTACGATCACACTATCAAACAGGAGATTTACTAGGCGTATTAGCTGAGGATATTGAACATCTACAAAACTTGTATTTACGAACAGTATTTCCTAGTATACTTGCTCTCGCGATTTATAGTGTATTTATTGGTGTTCTTGGTGTGTTCGATTGGCTCTTTGCACTTATGATGGGGCTCATGCTAGCTGTCATCGTTTTTCTGATTCCATTTGTATCGTTAATGATGACAAAGCATCACCATGTTTCTTTAAAACAAGGGCGAAGTCGTTTATATCAAAAATTAACAGATGCTGTATTTGGTCTAGCGGATTGGCAAGCAAGTGGTCGAACAACTGAATTTGTAAAAGGTTATTCAGAGGAAGACTTGGAGCTGTTAAGAGTTGAAAAGAAAATGAAGCGTTGGCAACATATACGTGATGGGCTCATTCATTTTACTGTAGGAATCGTTGTAATTTCTATGATTATATGGACAGGGGATCAAGCGCAATCAGAACAAATTGCACCAACGGTCATTGCAGCTTTTATATTAATGACATTATCAGTCACAAATGCATTAATACCTGTTTCAGATGCAATTGAGAGAATTCCATCCTATAGAGATTCATTAGTACGAATTACGAATGTGGAAGATGCTCCCGCTTCATCGTTTGAAGGAAAACATTCTTCTAAAGTGGAAAATATATCTTTACAAACGCAGCAACCAGTAGTCGTTCAATTAGAGGATGTATCGTATCGCTATCCAGAAAGTAAAGAATCCGTACTGAAAAATCTTTCTCTCACAATTCCAGCAGGAAAAAAGGTTGCTATTTTAGGGAAAAGCGGAACTGGAAAATCGACGATGTTAAAGCTACTTACTGGGGCTTTGCATCCAACAAATGGCCGAGTTTTAATTGCGGGAAATGAAGCTCATACTGATTTTTTAGCACAGTATGTTTCGGTACTAAATCAAAAACCACATTTGTTTGATACCACGATAGGAAATAATATACGAATTGGTAGATCGGATGCAGATGATAAGGAAATATGGGATGTAATTGAGCGAGCACAAATTTCTTCATTGATTGCTTCACTTCCAGACGGACTAAATACGAAAATGCATGAAATGGGGAAGCGGTTTTCTGGCGGGGAGCGACAACGAATTGCCTTTGCTCAAACGCTCTTGCAAGAAACACCCGTTATTGTACTGGATGAACCGACAATTGGTCTCGATCCTAAAACGGAATATGCGTTACTAGAAACGATGCTTACTGCTGCGAAAGATAAAACGGTTATTTGGGTAACCCATCATCTTGTGGGGATTGAACATATGGATGAAATTATTTTTCTTGAGAATGGTCAAATTACGATGCAAGGGAATCATGAACAGCTTCTTCAGACAAATAAGAAGTATTATAAGCTTTATCAAATGGACAAAGGAATATAGGGCATAATCTCAATTGATTCTGATGTGAACGCATCTTATTAGAATCTTAGAAGAGAAATCTTTTAATAATATGTTTTGTTTACGTTTGAGTAGCTTCATCTTATGGTGAAGCTACTTTTTTTATCCTGCTATTCGTGGGCAGTAATACCCCAACCTCAAGGTTCAGAAAAAAGCAAAGAAGTTAGGTGGGGATAAACTGCCCGTAAAAGCTCGATTGGTGAGAGCTAATGGTGAGTGGGGGATGAAGAACCCCCCACTAATTAAAGTTTCACTCTATGGTTGTGAATATGGCTATTTTTAGAGGGACATCAAAATAACTCTTTGAAAGATATTTTATAGTGATATTCCTTATTGTGTATCCGTAAAATAAAGATGGATAGCGGGAATTTATGGCGTAGTGTTTAGAACTATTCATATATAGGCAATACTTGAGCCATATGAACTGTTTAAATGAAAGGATGAGACGTGATGTTGGAGGATGGGGATGTATATGAGGAAGATGGAACAGTTTTAATTATGGAACCTTTAGATGAAAGAGGTTTCAGGAAATTTATATTAACGATACCAAAGTCCGTCTATGAAAAAGAAGAAGTTACGTTAGAATATGGAGCTGCCATAGGTGGTGGATATACAAATATCATTGATGAGATTATTGGTGTATACATGAAAGCAGAACAAGTAACGATTGTAGGATATGTAAGAAATTAGTATCCTCTGTGAATGTTTATAGTAACACATGAATAAGTCGTGAGTGAATTAACACCTATTTGGAATCTAAACAAAGGGAAGGTCCTATTTATAAAGGAACTTTCCTTTAACCTATGCAATAAAATCCTTCACGGAGGGGAAGGAATTAAATGTTAGTTTTCCGTTAGAGGAACGGGGAGTATTGTATCTCAGATTCATCCAGCATAGCTTCTTATTATAAAGAGGTGCTTTATCCATCTGGATAGAATAAAAGAAAGAGAATACGCAACAATTTATTTGGTGGGAAGGGAAGTAGTTAATTTAGGAGGGATAAAGGAATGATAATGAATAAAACGGTGTTATTGTTGTTCATGATGGTATTTGGTTTAATGGGTTGCTCAGCTATTGAAGAAGGGAAAAATTCCATCGATTATTTTTCAAAGGCTACAGAGTACATCAATGAAGTAAGTAATTTTGCAAGTGAAGCTCCAGCTTTAGCAGAGAAGGCGATAAATGATGATGCCGCTCGGAAAGAATTAGAGAGCAAATTGCAACAAATTCAAAAGGATATTCCAGCTTTTAATGAATTGACGCCTCCAGACGTAGCAAAAGACATTCACCAACAAATCGTTGATTATAACGAAAAATTAAATACGTTAATTGATACGTCTGTAAAAAACATCGAAGCAGGAAAAATGGATTTAGCTGCATTTGAGAACTCGGAACTGATGAAAAAAGTTCAAGAATTGAAAGATCTTGCAGGGGAAATTCAAAATTTAGGGAAATAATGAGTTAATCAATGGTTCAGAACTTAGTGTGAAAACAGAAAGGAAAAGATTTGCATGTTCAAAATCCCCTTTAGATATTATTTAAAGGGGATTTTGTGTGAAGCAAGAATAGAATGATAGGAAATACATGTAGTGTTTGAGCAATAATCTTCTGTTTCACCTTGACGATTTGAAGGCCTAGTTGTTATGGTTGAATTTGAAATTGTTCTTAGTAGAAAAGGAGTTTTTATCATGAAAAGGTCAAGGTGGGGGCTAGTAGCCATACTATGTGTGATTATCTTTAGTGTATGCTGGTTCTTTTTCCATGAAAGAATACTAGAAAAGAAAGAAGAATCTATTGCTCAAACAGAGAAAAAAATAAAAGCGGTAGAAGAGAAACCGCAGGAAGCAAAGCCTGAAACAAAAGAAGAGAAACAACAGGAAGCACCACTAACAAAAGTTGTTCCGCAAATTCCAGAGCCAATCGTTGAAGCGAAAGCAGCGGTGGTACTAGATGCTGGTGATGGAAAAGTAATCTATAAAAATAATGAAACAGAACCACTTGCTCCAGCAAGTATGTCAAAAATGATGACAGCTTATATCGTGTTAGAAAACATCCATAAAGGCAAAATCCATTGGGAAGATCAAGTGAAAATTAGTGCGAAATCTTCACAAACTGATGGTGCTGGAATCCCAGTGCAAATGGGAGATGTATTAACTGTTAAAGATTTATATCACGCCTTAATGATTCAATCTGCAAATAACTCTGCCGTTGCTTTAGCAGAACATTTAGCGCCGACTGAAAAGGACTTTGTAGAATTGATGAATCAAAAAGCAAAGCAGCTAGAGTTGTCAGATGGTACAATTTTTGCGAATGCCTCAGGCTTACAAGAAGCAGATGGAACAGAAACAAAGATGCCAGCAGCTGATGTAGCACAGTTAGCGTATCACCTCGTAAAAGATTATCCGGAAATATTGCAAGTTTCTCATTTATCACAAAGCCAATTAGCATTTAAAAATACGACTGTTACGAATACAAATAAAATGTTAAATCAGGCTAACCAGGAACTCTATATAGAAGGAATGGATGGCCTAAAAACAGGCTTTACAGATAGTGCAGGCTATTGTTTTACAGGAACTGCAATGCAAGGAGATAGGAGATTAATTACGGTTGTTATGGGAACGGATAGTAAAGAGAAACGTTTTACGGAAACGCATAAGTTATTATCATATGGGTTTCAAATTGTTAAGTAAGTGAAGGGTTTTGGGGTATAATGTAAAGAAATCACCTTGTTTGAATCTCATGTTGAGAGGGAAATAGGGTGATTTTTTATATTATATAAATCGATTTTGATTTTTCGCCATATAGCCGTGGCTATGGATAACAAAAGGTGACCTGCACTGGTTTTCTCTCTTTGTTTTCACTTGGCATGGGGCAGGAAAAGGATCTGACCGCTTCTATGCATGGCTGGATGCTCTCTCCCACCTAAAAAGAAGGGTTTTATGTCGGTTTTTCAATTTGTAGAAGTTAATGAAGTGTATAGTCCTTATTAAGGATGAGAAAAAGAATTGTGAAATTGAATGCATATTAAAAACACTACAAACAAAAAATAGTAGGAGTGCGTGTGTTATTATTTGAATTCTGTTTATTGCGTAGATATAATTAATTTATAAACTTATTATTAATAAGTTGAAGAGGCGAAGATAGAAGGAATACATAAGTCTAATGCCTCATAACAAACAATTGGAGGGAATTAGTATGGCAAAAGATTTTTACACAGCGATTGAAGACAGAAGATCGATTTACGCAATTAGTAAAGAACAAGTGATTTCTGATGAAAAGATTCAAGAAGTGATTAATCATGCCGTAAAATATACGCCTTCATCTTTTAACTCTCAAAGTGCAAGAGTCGTTGTTTTATTAGGCGAACAGCATGATAAATTATGGGATATCACGAAAGAAACGTTACGAAAAGTAGTTCCTGAAAATAATTTTGCACCAACGGAAGAAAAAATGAATGCATTTCGAAGTGGATATGGAACTGTTTTATTTTTTGAAGACAGCAAAGTAGTTGAAACGCTTCAAGAACAATTTGCATTATACAAAGATAATTTTCCAACTTGGTCCGAGCAATCATCAGGAATGCTTCAATTTGCTATTTGGACAGGGTTAGAAATTGAAGGGTTCGGTGCGACACTACAGCACTATAATCCATTAATTGATGATGGAGTGAAAAAAGAGTGGAGTATTCCGGACAATTGGAAATTAATCGCTCAAATGCCTTTCGGTAAACCAGTTGCACCAGCAGGAGAAAAAGAGTTTCAACCGTTAGAAAGTCGTGTGAAATTTTTTAAATAATGTGATGGAAAAGGATTACCGATATCGGTAATCCTTTTTATAAATTGTTAGGGAATAATATGATTGTATGTTTATAAAAAAGGAAAAACGCAGCAGATTCAACGCTACTG
This region includes:
- the cydB gene encoding cytochrome d ubiquinol oxidase subunit II, translating into MLSLNELWFLIISTLFIGFFVLEGFDFGVGTVAKFLGRNDLERRIYINTIGPFWDANEVWLVTAGGTMFAAFPHWYATLFSGFYIPFVFMLLALILRGVAFEFRGKVDNVKWKNMWDWAILIGSFVPPLLWGIAITNFMVGVPINENKDVVGGFVQLLHPFALLGGLMFVLLCVVHGLQFITLRTTGELQERARIVSKKMAPVTLLALLAFVGVGVWKTDIFIAHGTGWIALPLGAFVALFVSSILNRKRRDGWAFFMTSLTIILLSASVFIGMFPRVMISTLGAANDLTIYNAASGPYSLKLMSYLSLTILPFVLGNQIWSYYVFRKRIKPQDHLEY
- a CDS encoding DUF6376 family protein, yielding MIMNKTVLLLFMMVFGLMGCSAIEEGKNSIDYFSKATEYINEVSNFASEAPALAEKAINDDAARKELESKLQQIQKDIPAFNELTPPDVAKDIHQQIVDYNEKLNTLIDTSVKNIEAGKMDLAAFENSELMKKVQELKDLAGEIQNLGK
- a CDS encoding nitroreductase family protein — translated: MAKDFYTAIEDRRSIYAISKEQVISDEKIQEVINHAVKYTPSSFNSQSARVVVLLGEQHDKLWDITKETLRKVVPENNFAPTEEKMNAFRSGYGTVLFFEDSKVVETLQEQFALYKDNFPTWSEQSSGMLQFAIWTGLEIEGFGATLQHYNPLIDDGVKKEWSIPDNWKLIAQMPFGKPVAPAGEKEFQPLESRVKFFK
- the cydD gene encoding thiol reductant ABC exporter subunit CydD — encoded protein: MKRKRGLPSYPGSRFLYVILSFISIFEALSIIAQAVFLSRTITFLFQGNPVQTVYKEILFFAIAFFVRRILIHVSQFLVERFSERTGLALRKQLIQAYFKLGPRFIQKNGTGRLVTLSIEGIEQLKTYIELTIPRMIRSCIVPAILVVYVFTLDVTSAVILVVTIPIVIVFMILLGLAAQKMADKQYDTYRVLSNHFIDTLKGLETLKYLGKSRQHEEKIEKVSKRYREATIRTLRVAFLSSFALDFFTSLSIAFVAVGLGIRLIDGSIILLPALTILVLAPEYFLPIRQVGANYHATLDGQIAMEQIEDIIEQQKNMAVPRADSQIVWDSFSSMALNNITVSNEESEKTLLQDIHFSWKGNGTIGIIGESGAGKSTFIDVLAGFLQPDHGSIVINGTETKSFTREDWLQNIAYIPQTPYVFPLSLGDNIRFYEPSATDEEVERVIDEVDLRSLAESLPEGIHERIGEGGRMLSGGQEQRVAMARALLSKKPIILLDEPTAHLDIETEFEIKKEMLRLFQGKLVFLATHRLHWMKQMDHILVLEKGKLVEQGTYEELRKKQGTYQNLVGNHVEGR
- a CDS encoding D-alanyl-D-alanine carboxypeptidase family protein; translation: MKRSRWGLVAILCVIIFSVCWFFFHERILEKKEESIAQTEKKIKAVEEKPQEAKPETKEEKQQEAPLTKVVPQIPEPIVEAKAAVVLDAGDGKVIYKNNETEPLAPASMSKMMTAYIVLENIHKGKIHWEDQVKISAKSSQTDGAGIPVQMGDVLTVKDLYHALMIQSANNSAVALAEHLAPTEKDFVELMNQKAKQLELSDGTIFANASGLQEADGTETKMPAADVAQLAYHLVKDYPEILQVSHLSQSQLAFKNTTVTNTNKMLNQANQELYIEGMDGLKTGFTDSAGYCFTGTAMQGDRRLITVVMGTDSKEKRFTETHKLLSYGFQIVK
- the cydC gene encoding thiol reductant ABC exporter subunit CydC, coding for MKNWVQPYIGQNKGRMLLTIALGVLGVGSGAMLLFISGYLISKSSLQPVNIMVVYVPIVATRAFSIGQAVFHYIERLVGHDVVLRILEKMRTKLYRAIEPQALFLRSHYQTGDLLGVLAEDIEHLQNLYLRTVFPSILALAIYSVFIGVLGVFDWLFALMMGLMLAVIVFLIPFVSLMMTKHHHVSLKQGRSRLYQKLTDAVFGLADWQASGRTTEFVKGYSEEDLELLRVEKKMKRWQHIRDGLIHFTVGIVVISMIIWTGDQAQSEQIAPTVIAAFILMTLSVTNALIPVSDAIERIPSYRDSLVRITNVEDAPASSFEGKHSSKVENISLQTQQPVVVQLEDVSYRYPESKESVLKNLSLTIPAGKKVAILGKSGTGKSTMLKLLTGALHPTNGRVLIAGNEAHTDFLAQYVSVLNQKPHLFDTTIGNNIRIGRSDADDKEIWDVIERAQISSLIASLPDGLNTKMHEMGKRFSGGERQRIAFAQTLLQETPVIVLDEPTIGLDPKTEYALLETMLTAAKDKTVIWVTHHLVGIEHMDEIIFLENGQITMQGNHEQLLQTNKKYYKLYQMDKGI